TCCCTTTATCAATAAGAGATAACAGGACACGCTGAGAATAAATCAGGCCATATGTCCGCGTCATATTCCGCTTCATATTCTCAGGGAACACCGTTAAGTTTTTCACGATATTGCCGAATCGGTTAAGCATATAATTCAATGCAATCGTCGCATCAGGTAAAATGACACGCTCTGCAGAGGAGTGAGAAATGTCCCGTTCATGCCATAGCGCAATATTTTCGTAGGCTGTCACCACATGTCCGCGTAAAACCCGTGCTAATCCTGTCATATTTTCAGAGCCAATCGGATTTCGTTTATGGGGCATTGCTGACGATCCTTTTTGTCCTTTTGCAAAAAATTCTTCTACTTCCCGTGTTTCACTTTTTTGCAGACCGCGAATTTCAACCGCCATTTTTTCAATAGACGAGGCGATAAGTGACAGTGTCGCCACATAATGGGCGTGACGATCACGCTGTAACGTTTGTGTAGAGATTGGAGAAGCTTCAAGGCCAAGCCCTTCACACACATACTTTTCTACTGATGGATCAATATTAGCGTACGTCCCTACTGCACCAGAAAGCTTCCCTACTCTGACTGTTTCAGCTGCATGGCGGAAGCGTTCAAGGTTACGCTTCATCTCTTCATACCAAAGGGCAAGCTTTAGACCAAATGTGGTCGGTTCTGCATGTACGCCGTGTGTACGTCCCATCATCACCGTTGTTTTATGTTCGATCGCTTTATGTTTAAGAATATCAATAAAGGCGAGAATATCTTTTTCTATAATGTCGTTCGCTTGTTTCAGTAAATAGGATAAGGCTGTATCTACCACATCTGTAGACGTTAGACCGTAATGCACCCATTTACGTTCGTCACCAAGGGTCTCAGAAACCGCCCGGGTGAAGGCGACCACATCGTGCCGTGTTTGTTCTTCAATTTCATGAATGCGCGCCACATCGAATGAGGCCTTTTCACGTATTTTTTTCACGTCCTCTTTCGGAATGTCACCTAATTCTGCCCATGCCTCACAAGCGAGTATTTCTACTTCTAACCAAGCCTGGAATCGGTTTTGCTCTGTCCAAATTGCACCCATTTCTGGGCGTGTATAGCGTTCAATCATCTGTTGTGCCTCCTAATGTTTGTGGTCTATTTTCCAAATGTTAGTGTCATGAATTGCTTTGAGAGTCGCTTCTACATCATCTGTTAAAAAGGTGATGTGTCCCATTTTTCGACCTGTACGGGCTTCTGCTTTTCCGTAAAGATGTAGGTGACCTTGCGGCAGCTTATCTAGGTTAGCCATGACTTCTGACATATGCTCACCTAATATGTTAACCATGACAGCAGGTTTAAGTAAATCGGTTCTACCAAGCGACCAACCGCATACCGCTCGAATGTGCTGAGCAAATTGCGATGTCTCACAGGCGTTCATCGTGTAATGTCCTGAGTTATGAGGCCGTGGTGCCAACTCGTTTACATAAAGATCGTCGTCAGCAGTGACGAACATTTCTACCGCTAACGTGCCGATAAGATTAAATGATTCTGCCAGATGTGTCGCTAGTTTGACTGCTTTATCATGTACGGAAGTTGATATTCTTGCCGGCACGATCGATTGGTGAAGAATATTATTGACGTGACAATTCTCAGCTACTGGAAACGTAGCTGTTTCACCCTTCGCATTTCTATTCACAATAACGGATATCTCTTTTTGGAAAGGAATCCACGCTTCTAACACGAACGGTCCTTTTCCTTTTAAGTCATTCCATGCATGGGGTAATTCCTCTATCGTCTTTATGACATATTGACCTTTGCCATCGTAACCACCGCGCGTCGTCTTCAATACAGCTGGTAATCCTAACAGTTCTACAGCCTTCTGCAAATCGTTAGCTGTGACCACCTCTTGGTAAGGGACGACAGGGACATGAAACGAGCGGATCGCCTGCTTTTCATGGCTACGATCTTGCGTAATGGCAAGGAGGTCACTGCCTTGTGGCAAATACATTTGTTGTTCTAACCATGTGGCCGTTTCTGAATCAATATTTTCAAATTCATACGTCAGAACGTCGCATAACTGCGCCAATTTTTCTGCACCTTTTAAATCGTTATAGGCTGTGTTCACTTGATGGTCTGCTACTTGACCACATGGGGAATCGGGAGTTGGCTCCAACACCGCAATCCTATACCCCATCTCTCTCGCAGACAAGGCCATCATTCGACCAAGCTGGCCCCCGCCCAGAATACCGATTGTCTTTCCTGGTGCCATCCATTCGCTCATCATGTCAACTCTCCTTCTTGCATAATCTCTTCCCGTTTTTTATCACGTCGGGCTTGTAGACGCTCTGCTATCGCCGGTTCATGAACTGAGAGTTGTTGCGCGGCGAGGAGTGCTGCATTGATCGCACCTGCTTTCCCAATGGCAACTGTAGCAACAGGGACGCCGGCAGGCATTTGAACGATAGAT
The DNA window shown above is from Salipaludibacillus agaradhaerens and carries:
- the purB gene encoding adenylosuccinate lyase, yielding MIERYTRPEMGAIWTEQNRFQAWLEVEILACEAWAELGDIPKEDVKKIREKASFDVARIHEIEEQTRHDVVAFTRAVSETLGDERKWVHYGLTSTDVVDTALSYLLKQANDIIEKDILAFIDILKHKAIEHKTTVMMGRTHGVHAEPTTFGLKLALWYEEMKRNLERFRHAAETVRVGKLSGAVGTYANIDPSVEKYVCEGLGLEASPISTQTLQRDRHAHYVATLSLIASSIEKMAVEIRGLQKSETREVEEFFAKGQKGSSAMPHKRNPIGSENMTGLARVLRGHVVTAYENIALWHERDISHSSAERVILPDATIALNYMLNRFGNIVKNLTVFPENMKRNMTRTYGLIYSQRVLLSLIDKGMAREAAYDLVQPKAMEAWEKGIQFRQLVEEDEHITNQLSSEELDDCFDYKHHLKHVDTIFERLGLTN
- the purK gene encoding 5-(carboxyamino)imidazole ribonucleotide synthase yields the protein MMSEWMAPGKTIGILGGGQLGRMMALSAREMGYRIAVLEPTPDSPCGQVADHQVNTAYNDLKGAEKLAQLCDVLTYEFENIDSETATWLEQQMYLPQGSDLLAITQDRSHEKQAIRSFHVPVVPYQEVVTANDLQKAVELLGLPAVLKTTRGGYDGKGQYVIKTIEELPHAWNDLKGKGPFVLEAWIPFQKEISVIVNRNAKGETATFPVAENCHVNNILHQSIVPARISTSVHDKAVKLATHLAESFNLIGTLAVEMFVTADDDLYVNELAPRPHNSGHYTMNACETSQFAQHIRAVCGWSLGRTDLLKPAVMVNILGEHMSEVMANLDKLPQGHLHLYGKAEARTGRKMGHITFLTDDVEATLKAIHDTNIWKIDHKH